In Thiospirochaeta perfilievii, a single window of DNA contains:
- a CDS encoding (2Fe-2S) ferredoxin domain-containing protein: MAKMTLAQLKALRDDKKKEINRRDTDAHDVTIIVGMGTCGIAAGAKDAMSALIDEIKEHELDNVTIKQTGCMGLCHSEPTVDIKAPGMPQTIYGNVDGDIAREIIVKHVIGKELISKYVLDRPASDIMKEQN, encoded by the coding sequence ATGGCTAAAATGACTTTAGCACAATTAAAAGCGTTGAGAGACGATAAGAAAAAAGAGATCAACAGACGTGATACAGATGCTCATGATGTAACAATAATTGTTGGAATGGGTACTTGTGGTATTGCTGCTGGTGCAAAAGACGCAATGTCAGCACTTATTGACGAAATTAAAGAGCATGAATTAGATAACGTAACTATTAAACAAACAGGTTGTATGGGTCTTTGTCACTCAGAGCCAACTGTAGATATTAAGGCACCAGGTATGCCACAAACTATTTATGGAAATGTAGACGGAGATATAGCTAGGGAAATTATTGTAAAACATGTTATTGGTAAAGAGTTAATATCAAAATATGTTTTAGATAGACCTGCATCAGATATTATGAAGGAGCAGAACTAA
- a CDS encoding ATP-binding protein yields the protein MHYSLCDMVLDLFQNSVEANSKTITLDFIQDKSFLEVNLTDDGKGMDESTLDRVKDPFYTDGIKHKNRRVGLGIPFLIQTTEMTDGSFHLKSVLGEGTALSATFNLNHWDTPPIGGITDLLISCLSFDGEYEFIFNREDRERKLSYTITRSELLDVLGDLTLVTNMILLKEFIESQELDN from the coding sequence GTGCACTACTCTCTATGTGATATGGTTCTGGATCTTTTTCAGAATTCAGTGGAAGCTAATTCCAAAACAATAACCCTGGATTTTATTCAGGATAAATCCTTCCTAGAAGTTAATCTTACAGATGATGGAAAAGGAATGGATGAGTCTACATTGGATAGGGTTAAAGACCCATTTTATACCGATGGAATAAAACATAAAAATCGTAGGGTGGGTTTAGGAATTCCTTTTCTTATACAGACAACAGAGATGACCGATGGTTCATTTCATCTAAAGTCAGTTTTAGGAGAGGGAACAGCATTAAGTGCTACATTTAACTTAAACCACTGGGATACACCTCCAATAGGTGGGATCACAGATCTTTTGATTTCATGTTTATCATTTGATGGTGAATATGAGTTCATTTTTAATAGAGAAGATAGAGAGCGGAAGCTTAGTTATACTATAACCAGAAGCGAATTACTTGATGTATTAGGTGATTTAACACTGGTTACAAATATGATTCTCCTTAAGGAGTTCATAGAATCCCAGGAATTAGATAATTAG
- a CDS encoding aminotransferase class V-fold PLP-dependent enzyme: MKPIKEMIKQEWLRQEIIGRNELFLTPVGKRPLVYADYTASGRGLYFIENYIQNLLRFYANSHTDDDFTGKTMTNLLHEAESNIKRIVNAGDSGKIIFSGTGATGAITRLQQILGVFWSPATKKRLDEMIDSCSLIEEEKSPCKTSLRAKINKMKPIVFVGPYEHHSNEIMWRQSLCEVVEVPLNSSGELDLDELERMVSNKTYSEREKIGSFSAASNVSGIITPIYDVARIMHKHGGIVCFDFAACAPYVEIDMNRDDKSYFDAIFISPHKFLGGPGASGLLIFNEKIYNKTLAPSIAAGGTVDFVTLESQKFTDDIESREKPGTPGILQAIKTSLVFQLKERIGIETIDKIEKYLFTEFINRFKDNKKIEFYGSIDPEKKVNIIAFNVRHGDRLVHPRLFTRIMNDFFGIQTRAGCSCAGPYGHHLLSIDKELSTNFVCLLESRQMAGLKPGWVRLNLHYSFSESEFEYICKTLEYLIEKAYLFIPLYRFDINKGDWSYRYGEEESITLNFDQVLDSGPLWKRSSPSLKLLFEESIREADRILEGVDPNPKYTIFDPEIEKVIFFNTIDG; this comes from the coding sequence ATGAAACCAATTAAAGAGATGATTAAACAAGAGTGGTTAAGACAGGAGATTATTGGGAGGAATGAACTTTTTTTGACCCCTGTTGGGAAAAGACCCCTTGTTTATGCTGACTATACAGCTAGTGGAAGAGGCCTCTATTTTATTGAAAACTACATTCAAAATTTGCTAAGATTCTACGCTAACTCCCATACAGATGACGATTTTACTGGAAAGACTATGACCAACTTACTTCATGAGGCTGAGTCTAATATTAAGCGTATTGTTAATGCAGGGGATAGTGGAAAAATTATATTCTCAGGTACTGGAGCTACAGGTGCAATAACAAGACTTCAACAAATATTAGGAGTTTTTTGGTCACCGGCAACTAAAAAGCGTTTAGATGAGATGATAGACTCTTGCTCTTTAATAGAAGAGGAGAAAAGCCCCTGTAAAACATCCTTAAGGGCTAAAATAAATAAGATGAAACCCATTGTCTTTGTAGGCCCCTATGAACACCACTCTAATGAAATTATGTGGAGACAGAGCCTTTGTGAGGTTGTTGAAGTTCCATTAAATAGTAGTGGAGAGTTGGATCTAGATGAGTTAGAGAGAATGGTCTCTAATAAAACATATAGTGAAAGGGAGAAAATCGGCTCCTTCTCTGCAGCCTCTAACGTCTCTGGAATTATAACTCCTATTTATGATGTTGCTCGAATAATGCATAAACATGGAGGAATAGTCTGTTTTGATTTTGCAGCTTGCGCTCCCTATGTTGAGATAGATATGAACAGAGATGATAAGTCGTATTTTGATGCAATCTTTATCTCTCCCCATAAATTCCTAGGGGGACCTGGAGCTTCTGGGCTGCTTATCTTTAATGAAAAGATCTATAATAAAACCCTTGCACCTTCAATTGCTGCAGGTGGAACTGTTGATTTTGTTACTTTAGAAAGCCAGAAATTTACTGATGATATAGAGAGTAGGGAGAAGCCCGGTACACCTGGAATCCTTCAGGCGATTAAAACTTCCCTTGTCTTTCAGTTAAAAGAGAGAATAGGTATAGAGACAATTGATAAGATTGAGAAGTATCTGTTTACAGAGTTTATTAACAGATTTAAGGATAATAAAAAGATCGAGTTTTATGGGTCCATAGATCCTGAAAAAAAAGTAAATATAATAGCTTTTAATGTTCGTCATGGTGACAGATTAGTTCATCCAAGACTATTTACTAGAATTATGAATGACTTTTTTGGTATACAAACTAGGGCTGGATGTTCTTGTGCCGGTCCCTATGGGCACCACCTGCTAAGTATTGATAAGGAACTATCAACAAACTTTGTATGCCTTTTAGAGAGTAGGCAGATGGCTGGACTTAAGCCTGGCTGGGTACGTTTAAACCTTCACTACTCCTTCTCAGAGTCAGAATTTGAGTATATTTGTAAAACATTAGAGTATTTAATTGAGAAGGCTTATCTCTTTATTCCCCTTTATAGATTTGATATTAACAAAGGAGATTGGAGTTATAGATATGGAGAGGAGGAGAGTATAACTCTTAACTTTGATCAAGTATTAGATAGTGGTCCTCTATGGAAGAGGTCATCCCCATCCTTAAAATTACTATTTGAAGAGAGTATTCGAGAGGCTGATAGAATTTTAGAAGGTGTTGATCCAAATCCCAAATATACTATATTTGACCCAGAGATTGAAAAAGTTATATTCTTTAATACTATAGATGGATAA
- a CDS encoding CBS domain-containing protein codes for MENIPINTDSPSVIQEIIYQLKIKDVMSKDLITLRKSGTMRNVQVTMAKYKLSAIPITNSMRILGLVSIEDIIKALDYGYINDKIEKHMTRKLIVLEDDMPLSFAISYFNKYNFGRFPVLNKEKELVGIISMRDINAKLLEHLNSAMQALENSILNENPSTIQSNEKIFQTTKFNFEIAGKASTEIKKSLKKLNLDRKFIRRVAVASYELEINQVVHSDGGTIKAIFDKDKITIIAKDRGPGIPDLKKALTEGFSTANDWIRSLGFGAGMGLPNSKRVADGFDIESSESGTTVKVDFNIPKELI; via the coding sequence ATGGAAAATATACCAATAAATACTGACTCACCGTCTGTTATACAGGAGATTATTTACCAGTTAAAGATTAAGGATGTTATGAGTAAAGATCTAATAACTCTTAGGAAATCTGGAACAATGAGAAATGTCCAAGTAACAATGGCAAAGTATAAACTCTCTGCAATTCCTATTACCAATTCCATGAGAATATTAGGTCTAGTTAGTATTGAGGATATAATAAAGGCTTTAGACTACGGTTATATAAATGATAAAATTGAGAAGCATATGACTAGAAAGTTGATAGTTTTAGAGGATGATATGCCCTTGAGTTTTGCTATATCATATTTTAATAAGTATAACTTTGGAAGGTTCCCAGTATTAAATAAAGAGAAGGAGTTAGTTGGTATTATCTCGATGAGGGATATAAATGCAAAACTATTAGAGCACCTAAATAGTGCGATGCAGGCCCTTGAAAACTCTATTCTAAACGAAAATCCAAGTACAATTCAAAGTAACGAAAAAATATTTCAAACTACTAAATTTAATTTCGAAATAGCTGGAAAAGCTTCAACTGAGATAAAAAAGAGTCTAAAAAAGTTAAACCTAGATAGAAAATTTATTCGAAGAGTAGCTGTAGCTTCCTACGAACTTGAGATAAACCAAGTAGTTCACTCAGACGGAGGAACTATAAAAGCTATATTTGATAAGGATAAAATAACAATAATTGCAAAGGATAGAGGTCCTGGAATACCAGATTTAAAGAAAGCTCTAACGGAGGGGTTTTCAACAGCAAACGACTGGATAAGAAGCCTTGGATTTGGAGCTGGGATGGGTCTACCTAACTCTAAAAGAGTTGCTGATGGGTTTGATATAGAGTCATCAGAGAGTGGAACAACAGTTAAAGTTGATTTTAATATACCAAAGGAGTTGATATGA
- a CDS encoding ABC transporter substrate-binding protein has translation MKFFKILIPIFILVLIAIIFIFSSGEPKVLKVGLITDLSGKNSGLGVSARSGLTLAIDEINRDGGINNHTIELLIKDHQGSIDLCYSGTRELVSQGVNVIISPILSGMASTVIKGVGSSNVLIIGPTVSSDDLTGIDDNFLRVATPSSVQGVKIAEISIKRGDRDVVLILDSRNSAYTSGVAEGYIKRIKNTDVNISKVFEFSNSDEIDGIVDSLLDIEPGAIFLVADGIDSAKVVQYYAKEKPLPHLYGGSWVKASGVHEYGGSRVEGMIIADAMVNPKPQEREVQFNKKYFDKFGTESNTVAIYFYESMYIYKDGGTLSKSFDGNLVKDSILKIENFNGILEPFSIDKYGDGVRSILLYIIKDNKYDFYNE, from the coding sequence ATGAAGTTTTTTAAAATACTTATCCCTATTTTTATCCTAGTTTTAATTGCAATAATTTTTATATTTAGTTCAGGTGAGCCTAAGGTATTAAAGGTTGGTCTAATTACAGATCTATCTGGAAAGAACTCAGGCCTTGGTGTAAGTGCCAGAAGTGGACTAACTTTAGCTATAGATGAGATAAATCGAGATGGAGGTATTAATAATCATACCATTGAACTACTTATTAAAGATCACCAAGGAAGTATTGATCTGTGTTACTCAGGGACCAGGGAGTTAGTATCCCAAGGAGTTAATGTTATTATCTCCCCTATTTTAAGTGGAATGGCATCAACTGTAATAAAAGGTGTAGGTAGTAGTAATGTTTTAATAATAGGCCCAACTGTAAGTAGTGATGACTTAACAGGTATTGATGATAATTTTCTTCGTGTAGCAACTCCATCATCAGTTCAAGGAGTTAAAATTGCTGAAATATCTATAAAACGAGGGGACAGAGATGTAGTCCTAATACTAGATAGTAGAAATAGTGCTTATACTAGTGGGGTTGCTGAGGGTTATATTAAAAGAATAAAAAATACAGATGTAAATATTTCTAAAGTCTTTGAGTTTAGTAATAGTGATGAAATTGATGGTATAGTTGATTCCCTATTAGATATAGAACCTGGAGCTATTTTTTTAGTTGCCGACGGAATTGATAGTGCTAAGGTTGTTCAGTATTATGCTAAAGAGAAACCCCTACCACATTTATATGGTGGGTCATGGGTTAAAGCCAGTGGAGTACATGAATATGGTGGTAGTAGGGTAGAGGGGATGATAATTGCTGATGCAATGGTTAATCCTAAACCTCAAGAGAGAGAGGTACAGTTTAATAAAAAATATTTTGATAAATTTGGTACAGAGTCTAATACTGTAGCAATATACTTCTATGAGTCTATGTATATTTATAAAGATGGTGGTACCCTTTCAAAAAGTTTTGATGGAAATTTAGTAAAGGATTCAATTTTAAAAATAGAAAATTTTAATGGTATATTAGAACCCTTTAGTATCGATAAGTACGGGGATGGAGTTAGAAGTATTCTTCTGTATATAATAAAAGATAATAAATACGATTTTTACAATGAATAG
- a CDS encoding NADH-quinone oxidoreductase subunit NuoF — MAVKNFILVCGGTACESSKGDEIFKALLKSANKHGVKDDVQIIKTGCFGFCEKGPIVKVLPEEAFYVEVKPEDAEEIIAETIVKGRLVDRLIYKDIKNDGDVDSDKIKFYQKQYRVVLRNCGLINPEDIEEYIARDGYLALEKCLTGELTPDDVINHLKVSGLRGRGGAGFPTWLKWNFSKNVEADQKYVVCNADEGDPGAYMDRSTCEGDPHSIIEAMTIAGYTCGADTGYIYIRAEYPLAIERLNIAIKQAEDAGLLGKNILGSDFSFTLEIRLGAGAFVCGEETALLASIEGKRGMPVPKPPFPAVKGLWGKPSIINNVETFANIPVILTKGGQWFKSIGTEGSSGTKVFALTGQIENSGLVEVPMGTTLRDIVFDIGGGIKNGRKFKAVQTGGPSGGVITDQFLDTPIDFDTLTAIGSMMGSGGMIVMSEDDCIVDVTKFYLEFCVEESCGKCSPCRIGTKKMHEILEKITSGKGDMADIKKLKDIGQAMKTASLCGLGQTAANPVLSTLKYFEDEYLEHIQEGKCRAGKCKDLMQYKIIEEKCIGCTVCARKCPVNCIEGERKTPHVIIQDKCVKCGACYEACKFDAITIS, encoded by the coding sequence ATGGCAGTAAAAAACTTTATATTGGTTTGTGGGGGAACTGCCTGCGAATCATCAAAGGGTGATGAGATATTCAAAGCTCTTCTAAAATCCGCAAATAAACACGGTGTTAAAGATGATGTTCAAATCATTAAAACTGGTTGTTTCGGATTCTGTGAAAAAGGACCTATTGTAAAGGTATTACCAGAAGAAGCATTTTATGTAGAAGTTAAACCAGAGGATGCTGAGGAAATAATTGCAGAGACAATAGTAAAAGGTCGATTAGTAGATAGACTTATATATAAAGATATCAAGAATGATGGTGATGTTGATTCTGATAAAATTAAATTTTATCAAAAGCAGTATCGAGTTGTTCTTAGAAACTGTGGTTTAATAAACCCAGAGGATATTGAAGAGTATATAGCTAGAGATGGTTACCTTGCGTTAGAGAAGTGTTTAACTGGAGAGTTAACACCGGATGATGTTATTAACCACTTAAAAGTTTCTGGTCTAAGAGGTCGAGGTGGGGCAGGTTTCCCAACTTGGTTAAAATGGAACTTTTCTAAAAATGTTGAAGCTGATCAAAAATATGTTGTTTGTAATGCAGATGAGGGTGACCCAGGTGCATATATGGATAGATCAACATGTGAGGGTGATCCACACTCAATTATTGAGGCTATGACAATTGCAGGTTATACATGTGGTGCTGATACAGGTTATATCTATATTAGAGCTGAGTATCCACTGGCAATTGAGAGATTAAATATCGCTATTAAGCAGGCAGAAGATGCTGGTTTATTAGGTAAAAATATTCTTGGTTCTGATTTCTCATTTACACTAGAGATAAGATTAGGTGCCGGAGCATTTGTTTGTGGTGAAGAGACAGCACTTTTAGCTTCTATTGAGGGTAAAAGGGGTATGCCTGTTCCAAAACCACCATTTCCAGCTGTTAAAGGATTATGGGGTAAACCATCAATTATTAACAATGTAGAAACTTTTGCTAATATTCCAGTAATTTTAACAAAGGGTGGCCAGTGGTTTAAATCCATTGGAACAGAAGGTTCCTCTGGTACTAAAGTATTTGCATTAACAGGACAGATAGAGAACTCTGGTTTAGTAGAGGTTCCAATGGGAACAACTTTAAGAGACATTGTTTTTGATATCGGTGGTGGTATTAAAAATGGTAGAAAATTTAAAGCTGTACAGACAGGTGGTCCATCTGGTGGTGTAATTACTGACCAATTCCTAGATACTCCAATCGACTTTGATACATTAACAGCTATTGGGTCTATGATGGGTTCTGGTGGTATGATTGTAATGTCAGAAGATGATTGTATTGTTGATGTTACAAAATTCTACTTAGAGTTCTGTGTAGAAGAGTCTTGTGGTAAGTGTTCTCCTTGTAGAATAGGTACTAAGAAGATGCATGAAATTCTTGAAAAGATAACTTCTGGTAAGGGTGATATGGCAGATATCAAAAAATTAAAGGATATAGGTCAAGCTATGAAAACCGCATCACTTTGTGGTTTAGGTCAGACAGCTGCTAACCCTGTATTATCTACATTAAAATATTTTGAAGATGAGTATTTAGAGCATATTCAAGAAGGTAAGTGTAGAGCTGGTAAGTGTAAAGATCTTATGCAGTACAAAATTATTGAAGAGAAATGTATTGGATGTACTGTATGTGCAAGAAAGTGTCCAGTTAACTGTATTGAAGGTGAGAGAAAAACTCCTCACGTTATTATTCAAGATAAATGTGTTAAATGTGGTGCTTGTTATGAAGCATGTAAGTTCGACGCTATTACAATCAGTTAA
- a CDS encoding redox-sensing transcriptional repressor Rex — MINDETVTRFIKYNRILSQLKSLGMARVFSNNLGDAIGVTPALVRKDFSRFDLTGNKRGGYEIDLLIEKLDELLGGKGLENMIIIGCGNIAKALINHGDFTKDGGKIVAGFDIDPQVDKFSDIPIYNIDVLESYIKEHDIKIGILTVPEEAAALMFEKLLALGIKGVLNFTPVELKGSDSCIVNNVNIGLEIKKLTYEVKKAFD; from the coding sequence ATGATTAACGATGAGACTGTAACTAGATTTATAAAATATAACAGAATACTTTCACAATTAAAAAGTTTAGGGATGGCTAGAGTATTCTCAAACAACTTAGGGGACGCAATTGGTGTTACACCAGCTTTAGTAAGGAAGGATTTTTCAAGATTTGACCTTACAGGAAATAAACGTGGTGGGTATGAGATAGACCTGCTAATTGAAAAGCTGGATGAATTACTAGGAGGTAAGGGCCTAGAAAACATGATAATTATTGGATGCGGGAATATAGCAAAGGCACTAATTAATCATGGAGACTTCACCAAAGACGGGGGTAAGATTGTTGCCGGATTTGATATAGACCCACAGGTGGATAAATTTTCAGATATACCTATATATAATATTGATGTCCTAGAATCTTATATAAAAGAGCATGATATTAAGATTGGAATTTTAACAGTTCCTGAAGAGGCTGCTGCACTCATGTTTGAAAAACTTCTTGCGCTAGGTATAAAAGGGGTATTAAACTTTACCCCAGTGGAACTTAAGGGTTCCGACAGTTGCATAGTAAACAATGTAAATATTGGACTTGAGATAAAAAAACTAACTTACGAAGTTAAAAAGGCATTTGATTAA
- a CDS encoding complex I 24 kDa subunit family protein, whose protein sequence is MPTEEKIELPKSLLEFIDLWRDKPGNLIMILHKTQEHYGYIPRAAAIELAKNLDVPLAKVYGVITFYHFFKLKKPGKNIISVCMGTACYIKGAGDLMAECETLLGCGVNCTTDDEEFSLQGVRCVGCCGLAPLITVGDEVYGKLSADDLPEILAKYRSK, encoded by the coding sequence ATGCCTACAGAAGAGAAGATAGAGCTTCCTAAGAGTTTATTGGAATTCATTGATTTATGGAGAGATAAACCAGGAAATCTAATTATGATTCTTCACAAAACTCAAGAGCACTATGGTTATATTCCTAGAGCAGCAGCAATCGAGTTAGCGAAGAACTTAGATGTACCGTTAGCTAAAGTTTACGGTGTAATTACTTTTTACCACTTCTTTAAATTAAAGAAACCAGGAAAAAATATCATTTCAGTTTGTATGGGTACTGCATGTTATATTAAGGGTGCTGGAGACTTAATGGCTGAGTGTGAAACACTTCTTGGATGTGGTGTGAACTGTACAACTGATGATGAAGAGTTTTCATTACAGGGTGTTAGATGTGTTGGTTGTTGTGGGTTAGCTCCACTTATTACCGTTGGTGATGAGGTGTATGGAAAACTTTCAGCAGATGATCTACCTGAGATTCTTGCAAAATATAGATCTAAGTAG
- a CDS encoding NADH-dependent [FeFe] hydrogenase, group A6, producing the protein MATVNIKINGTPVVAEQGTKILDAAKLAGVKIPTLCDHSDLEPWASCGICIVKVEGSPKLVRACATDIVEGQNYITHDPEIQCVRRTVLELIISNHPLECLNCARNGVCELQDLAEDFSIREVPYESGIKERPRDESTNALVFDPRKCINCGRCVNVCQQLQDVWALEFIGRGDDTLMTAAGGALIAESPCIKCGQCSAHCPVGAIYEKDETQTFMQMIASDKHVAVQMAPAVRVAIGEMFGLEPGTVTTGKIYSALRRLGVDAVFDTNFGADLTIMEEGTELVDRVTNGGLLPQITSCCPAWTDYMEKYYADMIPHFSTAKSPMMMQGAITKTYYADKKGLAPKDIMSVAIMPCTAKKYEISRDDNMQASGVNDVDLVLTTRELGRLIKSAGIDFVNLEDEKADSPIGAYAGAGTIFGVTGGVMEAAVRTAHLLVTGKEIEDVNITAVRGAENVKVGEVQLGDATLKVAVAHGMANVRDIMNEVRAAKEAGNPPPYHFIEVMACKGGCIAGGGQPYGTDDDVRARRTAGLYSDDEKSTVRCSHQNPEIVQIYKDYLGEPCSHKAHDLLHTKYQERPLYTK; encoded by the coding sequence GTGGCAACTGTAAATATAAAAATTAATGGTACTCCTGTAGTAGCAGAACAGGGAACAAAGATCCTTGATGCTGCAAAGCTTGCTGGAGTAAAAATACCTACACTATGTGATCACTCGGACTTAGAGCCTTGGGCGTCATGTGGTATATGTATTGTAAAGGTTGAAGGTTCCCCTAAATTGGTAAGAGCCTGTGCAACTGATATTGTAGAAGGACAAAACTATATTACTCATGACCCTGAGATTCAGTGTGTTAGACGTACAGTTTTAGAGTTAATTATATCTAACCATCCTTTAGAGTGTCTAAACTGTGCTAGAAATGGTGTTTGTGAACTACAAGATCTTGCTGAAGACTTTAGTATTAGAGAAGTTCCTTACGAGTCTGGTATTAAAGAGAGACCAAGGGATGAGTCAACAAATGCGTTAGTATTTGACCCTAGAAAATGTATAAACTGTGGTAGATGTGTAAATGTTTGTCAGCAACTACAGGATGTATGGGCATTAGAGTTCATCGGCCGAGGGGACGATACACTAATGACTGCAGCTGGTGGTGCACTAATTGCAGAGTCTCCATGTATTAAGTGTGGTCAATGTTCTGCCCACTGTCCAGTTGGAGCGATATACGAAAAAGATGAAACTCAAACTTTTATGCAGATGATAGCATCTGATAAGCATGTTGCTGTTCAAATGGCACCTGCAGTTAGGGTTGCAATTGGTGAGATGTTTGGTTTAGAGCCTGGTACTGTTACAACAGGTAAAATATACTCCGCACTTAGAAGACTTGGAGTAGATGCTGTATTTGATACAAACTTTGGTGCTGACCTAACAATAATGGAAGAGGGTACAGAGTTAGTAGATAGAGTAACAAATGGTGGATTATTACCTCAAATTACTTCATGTTGTCCAGCATGGACTGACTATATGGAGAAATATTACGCAGATATGATTCCCCACTTCTCAACTGCTAAATCTCCAATGATGATGCAGGGTGCAATTACTAAAACCTACTATGCTGATAAAAAAGGTCTAGCCCCTAAGGATATTATGTCTGTAGCTATAATGCCTTGTACTGCTAAAAAATATGAAATCTCTAGGGATGATAATATGCAGGCCTCTGGTGTAAACGACGTTGACCTAGTATTAACAACAAGGGAGTTAGGTAGATTAATTAAATCTGCAGGTATCGACTTTGTTAATCTAGAAGATGAAAAAGCAGATAGCCCTATTGGAGCATATGCTGGAGCTGGTACTATCTTTGGTGTAACAGGTGGTGTAATGGAAGCTGCTGTTAGAACAGCCCATCTACTTGTAACAGGTAAAGAGATTGAAGATGTTAATATTACTGCTGTTCGTGGTGCAGAAAACGTTAAAGTTGGAGAAGTTCAACTTGGCGATGCTACATTAAAAGTAGCTGTAGCCCACGGTATGGCAAATGTTAGGGATATCATGAATGAAGTTAGGGCTGCTAAAGAAGCTGGAAATCCTCCTCCATACCACTTTATTGAGGTTATGGCTTGTAAGGGTGGTTGTATAGCTGGTGGTGGTCAACCTTATGGAACAGATGATGATGTTAGAGCTAGAAGAACTGCAGGACTTTATAGTGATGATGAGAAATCAACAGTTAGATGTTCCCATCAGAACCCTGAAATTGTTCAGATTTACAAAGATTACCTAGGTGAACCATGTAGCCATAAGGCACATGATTTACTACATACAAAGTATCAAGAGAGACCTCTTTATACTAAGTAA
- a CDS encoding ABC transporter substrate-binding protein, with translation MNRVIKFFILAVFIVILLLILVNSNKSSTIKVGFISNFSTEYSEVGVQGRNGALLAIDEINSKGGIKGKKLELITGNSEDSIEKTKKVVKDLISNDISVLLGPLISKMGSSVIDGTKGSNILVISPSVKSDNFSNIDDNFIMLNDTTYKEGRSLSNAIINRGDKRVALLWSSDNSPYTSGVIKGIKKGLLTKGIVPVIEYEISEVENHILLVNNLIKEKIDSVSIIARGDIVAEITQICYRVGFKPNFYSSEWSKTSMVLTHGGRSVEGMIIYDKLNYTYKNIPMVNFVNTFKSHFFSDPTTTAILSYDAVMLFYEAMLETNLDHALNKLKDVITSGRSFNGLIQDYSFNEFGDVVRSGENLFIIEDGNFVYYDLFFE, from the coding sequence ATGAATAGAGTTATTAAGTTTTTTATACTCGCAGTTTTTATTGTTATACTCCTTTTAATACTAGTTAATAGTAATAAGAGCTCTACAATTAAAGTTGGTTTTATATCAAATTTCTCTACAGAGTATTCAGAGGTTGGAGTTCAAGGGAGAAATGGAGCCCTACTAGCAATTGACGAGATAAATTCTAAGGGTGGAATTAAGGGGAAAAAGTTAGAACTGATAACTGGAAATTCTGAGGATAGTATAGAAAAGACTAAAAAGGTTGTAAAAGATCTAATAAGTAATGATATCTCTGTTTTATTAGGCCCTCTAATTAGTAAAATGGGAAGCTCCGTTATAGATGGAACCAAGGGTAGTAATATTCTTGTGATAAGTCCTAGTGTTAAATCGGATAATTTTTCTAATATTGATGATAACTTTATTATGCTTAATGACACCACATATAAAGAGGGTCGGTCCCTCTCTAACGCTATAATTAATAGGGGTGATAAAAGAGTTGCCCTTTTATGGAGTAGTGATAATAGCCCTTATACAAGTGGTGTAATAAAGGGTATAAAAAAAGGACTTTTAACTAAGGGGATTGTTCCTGTTATAGAGTATGAGATAAGTGAAGTTGAGAACCATATTCTACTTGTAAATAATTTGATAAAAGAGAAGATTGATTCGGTTTCTATTATAGCTAGAGGTGATATTGTAGCTGAGATTACTCAAATCTGTTACAGGGTTGGATTTAAACCTAACTTTTATAGTAGTGAGTGGTCAAAAACTTCAATGGTTTTAACCCATGGGGGCAGGTCTGTAGAGGGTATGATTATTTATGATAAGTTAAATTATACTTATAAAAATATTCCGATGGTAAATTTTGTTAATACGTTTAAGTCCCATTTTTTCAGCGATCCAACTACAACAGCTATTCTATCCTATGATGCAGTAATGCTATTTTACGAAGCTATGTTAGAGACTAACTTAGACCATGCCCTAAATAAATTAAAAGATGTAATTACAAGCGGGCGAAGTTTTAATGGATTAATACAGGATTACAGTTTTAATGAGTTTGGTGATGTTGTAAGAAGTGGAGAAAACCTATTTATAATAGAGGATGGAAACTTTGTCTACTATGACCTGTTTTTTGAATAG